The following are encoded together in the Pedobacter sp. D749 genome:
- a CDS encoding MFS transporter, whose protein sequence is MFKLIFNTYKTSFSGLSKETWLLSIVMMFNRCGSMAVPFMGLYITQSLHRSEMDAGLIITLFGVGSILGSATGGKLTDMIGFRPVQILSSIIGGLFFIFFSTITHFSTLCVLAVVISFFSEAFRPANFTAVAHYAKEGTITRSYSLNRLAVNIGWSVGISLAGIIASINYKLLFIVEGGVSIIVGILILLFLPQVKGFIQKAKENAINMVIMKPWKDVFYVKFILLTTVFITCAFLMFRVVPVFFKEQWHINEFAIGIIIGINGSVIALFEMIMINKIEAKRSPMFFIIIGAVLFSISYILLSAPVSYHLVAAVVVIIIFTGGEMFSLPFINTIVISRSNEHNRGLYAAGYTLSWSCAQVIGPLFGFFVAKNFGYNWLWFGLACMLLLCAWGFNTLDKRQAKTVLQKTEAQLEIE, encoded by the coding sequence ATGTTCAAACTTATTTTCAACACTTATAAAACATCATTCAGCGGATTAAGCAAGGAAACCTGGCTGTTGAGCATTGTAATGATGTTTAACAGATGTGGAAGCATGGCTGTTCCATTTATGGGCTTGTACATTACCCAAAGTTTACATCGCTCTGAAATGGACGCCGGTTTAATCATTACCTTATTTGGCGTAGGTTCAATTCTGGGTTCTGCAACAGGAGGAAAACTGACCGATATGATTGGTTTTCGGCCGGTACAAATTTTATCATCGATTATCGGCGGACTGTTTTTCATCTTTTTCTCAACCATTACACATTTCTCCACACTTTGCGTTTTGGCAGTTGTCATCAGCTTTTTTTCAGAAGCCTTTAGGCCGGCAAATTTCACGGCGGTGGCCCATTATGCTAAGGAAGGAACCATTACCCGCTCCTATTCGCTCAACAGGCTGGCTGTAAATATCGGTTGGTCGGTCGGGATTAGCTTAGCAGGAATTATTGCTTCAATTAATTATAAGCTTTTGTTTATTGTTGAAGGTGGTGTAAGTATTATTGTTGGCATTTTAATTTTATTGTTTTTGCCACAGGTGAAGGGTTTTATCCAGAAGGCAAAAGAAAATGCCATCAACATGGTTATTATGAAACCCTGGAAAGATGTTTTTTACGTGAAATTTATTTTGCTTACCACTGTTTTTATCACCTGCGCATTCCTGATGTTCAGGGTTGTACCGGTATTTTTTAAAGAGCAATGGCACATCAATGAATTTGCTATTGGCATCATTATCGGCATTAACGGGTCGGTTATCGCCTTGTTTGAGATGATTATGATTAATAAAATAGAAGCCAAAAGATCGCCGATGTTTTTCATTATCATTGGTGCCGTATTATTTTCGATATCATATATCCTGCTGAGTGCTCCGGTTAGCTACCATCTGGTTGCAGCCGTTGTTGTCATTATCATATTCACCGGTGGAGAAATGTTTTCACTACCATTCATTAATACAATTGTAATTAGCAGAAGTAATGAACATAACAGAGGGCTATATGCGGCCGGCTACACTTTAAGTTGGTCGTGTGCCCAGGTTATCGGACCTTTGTTTGGCTTTTTTGTTGCCAAAAATTTTGGTTACAACTGGCTCTGGTTCGGACTGGCTTGTATGCTTTTATTATGTGCCTGGGGGTTTAATACACTTGATAAAAGGCAGGCAAAAACTGTTTTACAAAAAACTGAAGCTCAGCTGGAAATTGAATAA
- a CDS encoding glycoside hydrolase family 43 protein gives MKYLFSSLLLLCGLASFAQDTKTINQSGNPIFQGWYADPDAAIFNNKYWVYPTYSAKYKEQVFLDAFSSDDLVKWKKHPHILDTAAVKWANKAMWAPAIVQKDKKYYLFFGANDIQSDNEVGGIGVAVADKPEGPYKDYLGKPLVDKFHNGAQPIDQFVFKDKDGQYYLIYGGWKHCNIAKLNKDFTGFLPFEDGTIFKEITPDNYVEGPYMFIRNGKYYFMWSEGGWTGPDYSVAYAVGDSPFGPFKRVGKILKQDAAIATGAGHHSVIINEKKGAYYIIYHRRPLTETDGNHRVTCIDEMKFDAEGMILPVKITNEGVKAQKVR, from the coding sequence ATGAAATATCTATTCTCATCTCTTTTACTTTTATGCGGGCTCGCTTCTTTTGCTCAGGATACTAAAACGATTAACCAGTCTGGAAATCCAATTTTTCAAGGTTGGTATGCAGATCCTGACGCTGCTATTTTCAATAATAAATATTGGGTTTACCCAACCTATTCGGCAAAATATAAGGAACAGGTATTTTTAGATGCTTTTTCATCTGATGATTTGGTGAAATGGAAAAAACACCCGCATATTTTAGATACTGCTGCTGTAAAATGGGCAAACAAAGCCATGTGGGCGCCAGCCATTGTTCAAAAAGACAAAAAATACTATTTGTTTTTCGGCGCTAACGATATCCAGAGCGATAATGAAGTGGGTGGGATCGGCGTAGCCGTTGCCGATAAACCAGAAGGGCCGTATAAAGATTACTTAGGGAAACCTTTGGTAGATAAATTTCATAACGGTGCGCAACCTATTGATCAGTTTGTGTTTAAAGATAAAGATGGTCAGTATTATTTAATTTATGGGGGCTGGAAACACTGTAATATTGCTAAATTAAATAAAGATTTTACTGGCTTTTTACCTTTTGAAGATGGTACAATCTTTAAAGAAATAACTCCCGATAATTATGTAGAAGGCCCATATATGTTCATCAGAAATGGTAAATATTATTTCATGTGGAGCGAGGGCGGCTGGACTGGTCCTGACTATTCAGTAGCTTATGCCGTTGGTGATTCACCTTTTGGTCCGTTTAAAAGGGTAGGTAAAATATTAAAGCAAGATGCTGCAATTGCAACCGGTGCAGGCCATCATTCCGTAATTATAAACGAGAAAAAAGGAGCCTATTATATTATATATCACCGCAGGCCTTTAACCGAAACCGATGGCAATCATCGTGTTACCTGTATTGATGAAATGAAATTTGATGCAGAAGGTATGATTTTACCCGTAAAAATTACCAACGAAGGTGTAAAAGCACAGAAAGTTAGATAA